A segment of the Desulfofundulus kuznetsovii DSM 6115 genome:
TTTCCCTTTTCGTCCTTAACGGGGGACGCAGTAATACTCCACAGGCGGCCGTCCGGCGAAGCCACCTCCCCCGCGCATACCCGGCCGGTCTCCATAGCCTGCACCACCGGGCAGCCCTGACAGGGATCGCTCCTGCCGTGCCATATTTCGTGGCATTTCGCTCCAAACAGGTCTCCGGAGCTCCTGCCGACGGATTGGCCGGCCGCGCGGTTGGCCCAGATGATCTGCATGTCCCGGTCTATAAATATAACCAGCTCCGTAAGGCTGTCGAGAATCAGGGATTTTTCTGCCATCAACCGCTGCAGCTCTTCTTCCAGAATCCTGCGCGGGGTGATGTCGGTCAAAAAATGCAGGGTGGCGGGCTGCCCCTCCCACTCGACCACCACGGAGTTTGTCTCCGCCCACTTGATACTCCCGTCCCTGGCTATTACCCTGAACGGAAATGCGTATAAGATGGCTTTATTCTCCAGCAATTCCCTGTAATGTTCCCATACTGCCTCCCTGTCTTCCGGGTGGATGAAATCAAGGAAATGCCTGGAGACAATCTCTTCCGCTGTGTAGCCTGTATGGACCGCAGCCGCCCGGTTGGCAAATTTGACCACACCCTCCTGGACTACCACGACGGCTTCGGCGGCGTTTTCCACCACCGCCCTGTATTTCTTTTCCTTGTCGCTTATCTCCCGCCGGTACTCCTCCAGCCTGTCCAGCATTTTGCCGATTTCAGCGGAAAGAAGGGCAAGCTCATCCCTTCCCCCCAGAACCGGGAACCCGGAGGAAAGGGGAAACTGGTAGCCCGTGCTGGTTACGGCAGCGGTAAGCTTTGCCAGCCGGGATACGACAGCACGGTTCAGCCAGAACAGGGCCAGGCCGCAGCACATGATCGCCGCCAGCGCCAGGTAGAGGCTGAAGGCCTTTTCGGCGGACTGGAACACCCTGGCAGCGCGCCTGTCCGAGTTAACCTGGAGGATTAAAGCGGTTTTCCCCTGCAGGTCTTTAACTACGGTAAAGCCGGCGCTTTCCCCAGGGGAAATTATCCTGGCGTAGCAGGCCTCCCCGTTCTCTAAAGAGCCCGCCGGCTGCAGGTCGCGGAAGTCCACGGCCCCCGGCGGGTGAAGGGTGAGAGGCAGGCGGGTAATCTTCGAGAGCTCTTTTAAATGCTTATCATTTAAGATACGGCCGAAAATCAGGGTTCCCCGGGCAGGCCCGGTGTCATCGCTTTTTAAAACGGGCCTGGCGGCCACCAGCACCGGCCCTTCCGGCGTCACCACCAGCCCTTTAAGACCGCCTGCTTCCTGGCGGGCCGGAAGAACAATCTCCCGGGGTACGGGGATATCTTTCCCCTCTTCCGGATCGTATCCCCTGGCGTATACCGTCTCTCCTCCGGTGTTTATAATCACTGCGTAGTTGATCTTAAGAACCTCAAAGGTGCTGTCGACCAGGTTCTTTTTTATATATTCCTTGTTTCTTTCTTTCACAAATATATACGTATCATCCCATGCAGCCCAATCTTCGGTATATTTATCCAACTCCGCCATTTCCCTTTCCAGGGCCTGCAGGGCCCGCTCAATATTCTGCTTAAGATCATCTCTTTCCAGCTCAGCTACAATATTATTTGCGATCACATGAGAAACCGCGAAAAAAACAAGGGCAAGAATGGCGAAGGCGGCGCAGAGAGTGAGAACTATCCTGGTTTTTAAAGACATCCCGGTATCTCCCCCAAGTCCTGGCCGGCAGCCGGGTTCCCGTCACGCATAAGGGTAAAGCGGCGAGCTTTCAGTGCAGCGGGGGTTATATTCCCCGGCATGTTCGGTTTTATTACTTTACCAAATTAAATGCCGCTACCAATAAAACTTCAATATCTGGGGAAATTCGACACCTCAGCTCAATAACCTACCGGCCGGGGAAATTTTTTGCCTCTTCGTCAGATCGCGTGGGTAAACATCTGTTCGCAGTTTATTGTTGTAGCGGAAGGG
Coding sequences within it:
- a CDS encoding CHASE4 domain-containing protein, whose amino-acid sequence is MSLKTRIVLTLCAAFAILALVFFAVSHVIANNIVAELERDDLKQNIERALQALEREMAELDKYTEDWAAWDDTYIFVKERNKEYIKKNLVDSTFEVLKINYAVIINTGGETVYARGYDPEEGKDIPVPREIVLPARQEAGGLKGLVVTPEGPVLVAARPVLKSDDTGPARGTLIFGRILNDKHLKELSKITRLPLTLHPPGAVDFRDLQPAGSLENGEACYARIISPGESAGFTVVKDLQGKTALILQVNSDRRAARVFQSAEKAFSLYLALAAIMCCGLALFWLNRAVVSRLAKLTAAVTSTGYQFPLSSGFPVLGGRDELALLSAEIGKMLDRLEEYRREISDKEKKYRAVVENAAEAVVVVQEGVVKFANRAAAVHTGYTAEEIVSRHFLDFIHPEDREAVWEHYRELLENKAILYAFPFRVIARDGSIKWAETNSVVVEWEGQPATLHFLTDITPRRILEEELQRLMAEKSLILDSLTELVIFIDRDMQIIWANRAAGQSVGRSSGDLFGAKCHEIWHGRSDPCQGCPVVQAMETGRVCAGEVASPDGRLWSITASPVKDEKGNVIGAVEAALDITERRRYEEQLKYLSLHDPLTGLYNRAFFQEELRRLSASREYPITVLVADLDGLKLVNDTLGHARGDEMLRACADVLRNSLRRSDILARIGGDEFAALLPGTDEKIGEDIVYRIRSRIDDYNKEHPELPLHVSTGSATCRSGDESLEDTFKKADDLMYRHKLVRRAGARNQIVGALLAALKEKDYLAAGHAERLKEMCLKMGEKLGLSPRQMADLALLAQVHDLGKVAVPDSILFKKAPLTEEEWEVMRQHPEKGYRIALSSPDLAGVADLILKHHERWDGKGYPLGLRGEEIPVECRILSIADAFDAMTGGRPYIKPRSKEEAIAELKRCAGSHFDPHLVDVFVSLSHLI